From a single Papaver somniferum cultivar HN1 unplaced genomic scaffold, ASM357369v1 unplaced-scaffold_19, whole genome shotgun sequence genomic region:
- the LOC113338459 gene encoding zinc finger BED domain-containing protein RICESLEEPER 2-like — protein sequence MIITPILDETEESQYEDHVRTTPTSPPPANDVQLQSNDTAQPNAADGDDAEDEATKTRTGRKRKELAYMIILHEYPLSIVEHEGFRRYSNALQPLFKVVSRNTIKNDIFKIYDKEKVKIMQLLEKHQGKIALTTDMWTSKQKKGYMVITSHFIDDSWILQSQIIRFMYVPCPHTAEVLSEAFMECLLDWNIDGKISTITVDNCTTNDLMIKNTLEKLSSNSLLLGGDLFHMRCCAHILALIVKQGLEGIKGEIELIRNSVSYWKATPKRVEKFEEAARQLNIACTNKLVLDCETRWNSTYMMLNIAIKYQRVFTRLKQREPQYKYLPGEEDWSLAREMCDKLKIFYNFTEKFSGVKYPTTNLFFPSICEIRLSLNEWSKSKFDVIREMASGMIEKFQEYWMVINGIMAVAIMLDPRFKMKLIQFYFPQIYGPSFGDFEMTRVSNLCFDLAKEYELKVFADKSIGQSDFSSTSRS from the exons ATGATCATTACACCGATCCTAGACGAAACTGAAGAATCTCAATATGAAGACCATGTACGGACAACTCCAACTTCGCCTCCACCAGCTAATGACGTCCAACTTCAATCTAATGATACTGCGCAGCCAAATGCAGCTGATGGTGACGATGCCGAGGATGAAGCTACCAAAACAAGAACAGGGAGGAAGAG GAAGGAGCTCGCTTACATGATAATTCTACATGAATACCCGCTTTCCATCGTCGAGCATGAAGGATTCAGAAGATATTCAAATGCACTCCAACCACTGTTTAAGGTGGTATCCCGAAACACCATTAAAAATGACATTTTCAAAATATACGATAAAGAAAAAGTTAAAATAATGCAGCTTTTAGAGAAACATCAAGGAAAAATTGCATTAACCACTGATATGTGGACCAGTAAACAAAAGAAAGGATACATGGTCATTACATCTCATTTTATCGATGATTCATGGATCCTACAAAGCCAAATTATCAG GTTTATGTATGTTCCATGTCCACATACAGCTGAGGTCCTCTCGGAAGCATTCATGGAATGTCTGTTGGATTGGAATATTGATGGTAAGATATCTACTATTACTGTTGATAATTGCACCACTAATGATCTTATGATCAAAAATACCTTGGAAAAATTGTCAAGTAACTCATTACTATTGGGTGGAGATTTGTTTCATATGCGTTGTTGTGCGCACATACTAGCTCTCATAGTCAAGCAAGGATTAGAAGGGATTAAAGGGGAAATCGAGTTGATTCGTAATAGTGTTTCTTACTGGAAAGCAACACCAAAACGAGTTGAAAAATTCGAAGAGGCTGCCCGTCAGTTAAATATTGCATGTACAAATAAGCTAGTCCTTGATTGTGAGACTAGATGGAATTCTACATATATGATGCTTAATATTGCTATTAAGTATCAAAGGGTCTTCACTCGCCTAAAGCAACGAGAGCCACAATATAAGTATTTGCCCGGTGAAGAAGATTGGTCGTTGGCAAGGGAGATGTGTGATAAATTGAAGATATTTTATAACTTCACGGAGAAGTTTTCTGGAGTAAAATATCCTACAACCAATCTTTTTTTTCCAAGTATTTGTGAGATTAGATTGTCATTGAACGAGTGGAGTaaatctaaatttgatgtgataagAGAAATGGCATCAGGTATGATAGAAAAGTTTCAAGAGTATTGGATGGTGATCAATGGGATAATGGCAGTAGCAATTATGTTGGATCCAAGGTTTAAGATGAAATTGATTCAGTTTTACTTCCCGCAAATTTATGGTCCATCTTTTGGAGACTTCGAAATGACTCGAGTAAGCAATTTATGTTTTGATTTGGCTAAAGAGTATGAACTGAAAGTATTTGCTGATAAATCTATTGGCCAAAGTGATTTTTCATCCACTTCTCGATCATAG
- the LOC113338460 gene encoding uncharacterized protein LOC113338460, whose protein sequence is MASSSSSSKIHLFKKSAIKAGTPEDYYLDPSDNLMKITSAWRVVEHEDVLEFSVDCLSIGDLVLLGTQPEKNEIQIVVALENMERAARFYHKDGMKNFSIKMNLKFLNVYGKVDDGTNSVRSESTTRLFIKKLKLKKESSAERMSDLD, encoded by the exons ATGgcttcttcttcgtcatcttcaaaAATCCACCTCTTCAAGAAATCAG CAATTAAAGCTGGAACCCCTGAAGATTACTATCTGGATCCATCTGATAACTTGATGAAGATAACATCTGCCTGGAGAGTCGTTGAACATGAAGATGTTCTTGAATTTAGTGTCGATTGTCTTAGCATTGGGGATCTAGTTCTCTTGGGGACACAGCCAgaaaaaaatgaaattcaaaTTGTTGTTGCTTTAGAAAACATGGAAAGGGCTGCTCGTTTTTATCACAAGGATGGAATGAAAAACTTTAGCATCAAGATGAATCTAAAATTCCTCAACGTATATGGTAAGGTCGACGATGGTACTAACAGCGTGCGTTCTGAGAGTACCACTAGGCTGTTCATTAAAAAACTCAAGTTGAAGAAGGAATCATCAGCAGAAAGAATGTCTGATCTGGATTAG
- the LOC113338316 gene encoding uncharacterized protein LOC113338316, with protein MASSSSPKIHLFKKSAIGAGTPENYYLDPSDNLMKIRSAWSVVEHKDFFVLSVDLFAIGDLVLFGPEAEEYEFQIAVVLENKIKAARFKHKDGMKVFRIKMNPKFIKKINVEDDATYRVLPEDPSKMVRVMIFKRNQQ; from the exons atggcttcttcttcttctccaaaaatcCACCTCTTCAAGAAATCAG CAATTGGAGCTGGAACCCCTGAAAATTACTATCTGGATCCATCTGATAActtgatgaagataagatctgCCTGGAGTGTCGTTGAACATaaagatttttttgttttgagtGTCGATTTGTTTGCTATTGGAGATCTAGTTTTGTTTGGGCCAGAGGCAGAAGAATATGAATTTCAAATTGCTGTTGTTTTAGAAAACAAGATAAAGGCTGCTCGTTTTAAACACAAGGATGGAATGAAGGTATTTAGAATTAAGATGAATCCAAAATTCATCAAGAAGATAAATGTTGAGGATGATGCTACTTACAGAGTGCTTCCTGAGGACCCCTCAAAGATGGTAAGGGTCATGATTTTCAAACGGAATCAGCAGTAA